In the Channa argus isolate prfri chromosome 19, Channa argus male v1.0, whole genome shotgun sequence genome, TAAACAAACAACCACACTGGTACACTCActgtgaaaaaactaaaattagatGCACCTCATTCCTCACATTTTGAGCCTCAGAGCTTCAGATGTTAAAAGTCCACGTGAAACACTcgctttttcactttatttaacaCCAATATCCTCACCTTCATGGGTTTTGTACAAGCCAATCCAGAAGGTCTTGGCACCGTCCTGCAGAAGCTCCAGATTCTGTTGTATGAACAGACCCTCTTGAGGGTCCTGGATACTCGCCAGAGAAGCACCTGATGGACATATTGTATTTAATGTCAGAGTTTGTGCGCAGACAAATgctctaaaataaaatctttataaCATACCCATTTTCAAGCATTCGACCGAAGCATGGGCCCAGTTGTCCACCACTGAGCTGAGGAAGGAATAACAATGGCCTCTGAAAGGTATCCACGTTCTTTGCTTCTTGGTCTCTGGACAGTTGCCAGGAAGCTGCGGGGGCTCAGTGGCAGCTATGTCTGGAAAATAGACAGGAGGTTGTATTATATTCTTAGAAAGGGCTGGATACCCAAGCTGTACATACTGGTTATGTACTGGCTACATCTAACCTGGTGACCTCTTGCAAAGGGAATAGTAGCTATCAGTACATGGTGCAGTCTTCCATGTTCTGTCCACGTCCATATACACACAGCCGTAGTTGTTTTTAGGCTCATCTGTGCCCCATTTGGTGTAAGACAGAAGCCAGTTATCCACCCACTTGAACCGACCACCAGTCTGTCAAAGCCATATCATTAAAGAAAGATGATGCGGAACTACATGTATCCATGTGTCAATTTGAAAGATTGGCACACAATAACAGGGGTCTTTACCACGTTGCTGTTGAGCCCGATCCATACAGGCTCATTGTATTTGGAAATCTGCAAGGTGATGTATGCCTGTGTGATGGGGTTCAGGATACTGGCCAGATCCGCATCATCTGCTTGGCACTGCCTCCTCGCCTCATCCCATCTCATCTTCTGGGCTACCAGCTTGTAGGAGTCATTGCCGAGCTTATAGAAAGCCTTCGGTGACACGGTGGTGGGTGGGACCACAATCTGAGGATCTTTGTAAACAGGACACGTCATTGTTaaccacattaaaaacattaaagtgaaaCATGTAATGacttttaacattaaatatttcttaatgTTCCACTCACCTATTTTTCTTTGGCAGATAAAGCTTTTCTTTGAGTTACAGTCTTCCACCTTCCAGAAGCCTGTTAGTTTCGAAATGCCCCCCACCATGATCACACAGTCAAACGTCTATcgggagaaaaaataaatagcttGGTTGTTCCATTTTTAAGAGGGGTTTCCATAAAcctcctttgtttttaaattacacagtttaCTCATTGTTAAAAGTGGAATTAGTAATGTGAAAGAAACTGACCATCAGAttactgcattttaatattGGACAGTTgtaaagaaaaaggttttgggaataaaagttaaaataacctCATCCATGAATGAATAACGTCCATCCGGCACTGTCGTTGGGTGCCCTTTGGCCCAGTTGGTGTATGAAATGCTTTTGCCATCTGTCCACACAAATCGCATCTCCCAGTTGACATCATTCATGCCAATCCAAAAGTCGTCTTTGTAACTCATCATCTGCGTTGTAAGGAACGCTGAAGAAGAACAAACAATACCTGTTAAACTTTCccaaaactgtgttttatctAAATAGGGCTTTACCATTAGCAACAATTGGCTCACCTTGCTCGCTCTCGCTGACGATGGAAACCAAATTTCCACCCTGGTTCAAGCAGTATGTCCGGGCATCCTGCcagtttttattgtcattgtccACAACAAATTTATAGCACTGTGTAAACAAAATCAATTTGTAATGACAAAAAGCAAAGGgatgaaagaaaggaaatatACATTCAAAGTTTGTGTTGGAAAGACATTTTTACTAGAACAGGTTTAAATACATCTGAAAGTTTAAATCGAATCCTGATGGTGGAAAGAAACCtttatattagtttattttagaaacatgcatattataTAGATTGTCAGCATAGTTATACTGGACACAATTACCTTTCCTCGGAAAGTTAGCCACTCGGGTGCACATCCTCCCTTAGGAACAGTGGTGGGGGCCATTGTTGTATTGATAAAACCACTGCTTCTTTTGCAAATTGAAGGTAGCTCGATACCACAGTTAATATCATTCCAGTAGCCTGTGTGTGCAGGGTTTACACAGAGCCATGAAGGATATGAGATCAGGTATTGGCTAATCTGCACAGAATGGTGTATCACTGCAATAAACTCACCCATGCTCTTATATATAGTCACACAGTTTTCATCGTTGTTAGCAAAGTTGGGCTCATTCTGTTCCCATGCAGTATACGTTACCGGGGTTCCATCCAGCCAgctaaaagtgcaaaaaaaagtatatataaatattagaaCATCTGTAGTATTTAATCACATGTTACACTACTTGATGTGAGCCAAATGGCAAATATTGTGGTGCCTTAACAATGTACTGTGCATGATTTACCTAAATGACTTGTCCAGATTCACTACCATGCCGATGTAATACTGTGCTTCGGTGCCTTTGGCTATCTATTTAAACACAATagtaagattaaaaacaaagacaattgtttcctgtttttgccACCATAGAACATCCGATTTTTGAGAACATACATGAGCACGTTTGAAAATTTGCAGCTATTTTAAAAATCCCATGttaaagataaaatattaaaaatttctTGCCCTTTTCCAAAGGAACTTCCTCTCACTATCCCCTGTTATGACTGCAAGTTCTCCAaagttttttttgcaaaaggCTCTGGCAGCTTCCATACCAAGGTTGTCAGCGTTGATAAAATACTGTGAGTCATTGTATATGAGCCAGCCATCTTCTGTGGTGTTGAACACTATGAATGGAGGAAAACTGTTGTTAGGTGTTCCACGGATACAGTATTCAGGATTGATGGAAGACAAAACTGCATCTCCAGCCATGCTACAGTATCAGCTCTGAGCCTGTAGCAGCTATTCATGTGTTTTAGCAATAATATTGTGACTTTTTTTAGGATGGATTCTTCGAACAAACTTTTGGATAAGTCGATTGGCTATAGATATATTCACAGGAATCCATCCAAAAGTGGAATTAGGATTAATCTTTAATTTATCTTCTCGTTGAGTGGAACAGCCAAGAAACACTGGAGGAGCAGTGGaacaaaatgtttgcaaaattagggaaatgaaaagagagatCGACAGCGGCTGTTCAGTGGACAGTACACTGCTGGAACGTACCTGGTGCAACTATGACAGGTTCAGGTTTGGGAGTCACgcctaaaaaaaattaaccaaaaaaaaaaccataagaATAGAAAAAGCAGAACAGTTTTAATCGAACATTGAATAACTACTTTTGCATAGATGACTGGAGCTCAGGGGGCTCTACCTTTGGGTAGCTGGCAGATCCAATCATTGTAGGACTCACAGCAGCGGTCGTTCCAGTGCCGCCCATAGTAAAACTGGACTTCTGCACAGTGCTCGTTGTCATTGTAGTTGTTTGGTTCCCCATAACCCCAGTTATCAAAGTCGTTCTGTATCACAGTTATTTGAAATGCACATTATTTAAACAATGGCTGAGAATAACAGTGAGGAAAGTGCTATAGTAGGTGATATCGATTAAGTGTTACTTACAGGAGAGCCATCAGTCCAGACAAAACCTTGGCTGGTACCAAGGGAGTTGAAGCCGATCCAGGCTGCATCAGAGGCATGAAACCTTCATAACAGCCGAAAACACCAGTTGATTATTTCACTGGTTGATTGATACGATCATAAATCTCTTATACAATAAACCAACATACGGAGCATTGTTTAGGTCCTGCATACTGTGTATGCTCATCAGGTCCCCGCCTATCGCCTTGCAGAAGTCATTCGCTTCATGCCAAGTCTTCTTTAGGTCCCCTTGTTTTTTGTAaagcttttacatttgtgaaaaacAGACATGTGTTAAGTTCTATTTACCTAaaatattacatactgtaaaagtaCTGTATGGCTTCCTACCTTGTAGCACATGCTCCTTTTGGCAGCAGGGGTCCACCCAGATGCACAACTCAGAGCCGGGGTTGTGGGTGGAACCGTTGTCATCTGTGCATCTGCTGCCAGCTTCTTGCAGATATACTTCTCCTTGTTGCTGCAGCTGACTACATCCCATAAACCAGCAAACATCccagttgtcatggcaacacaTCCTTGGATTCTACCTTTTAACAACAAATGGGGATGATGCTAACAAGTTAATTGAACATTTTTGATCAGTCAAACATATGTTATCAAGCAAATTAGGAATCGAAGGGAAGGTACCTGGCATGTCCACATTGAAATGAGTGAATGTGACCTTTCTTGCAGTGGTCCACTTGAATGTGGTTCTGTCCACTGTGTTGGAAAAACCGGTCCAGAAATACTTCTCTGGTCTTAAACCCACCAAACTGACCAGGAAGGCATTCTCATATCtatatgaaaacatgaaaaaactgaaatgtgagtagtttttcaaaataaagcctGATACCTGATAGCCCTACTTTAAGATGGTTTgttttacagtacaaaaaaaaaacaaaaaaaacaaaacaaaagctattCTTACCTTTCTCaatatttaattgttaattgttttctatttagACTACAGTATGGAGACAATTTCACATACTTTACACAcaacataaatatgaaaatgtaccTGTCGCCCACATCCACAAGGTTAGCCCCGGCCTCTGAACACGCCTGCTTTGCctcatcaaatgtttttgtctttgctccaaTGTTGTAACAGTATGAACCAAACCTGACTGAGCCCTCAAGATGATGGGATGAAAAAGAACTGTGAGTGAA is a window encoding:
- the mrc1a gene encoding macrophage mannose receptor 1; amino-acid sequence: MISYLNFAVVLCLLQVLCITADIDSGSFLIFNENHNKCLKVESATSVTVARCDPHAKEQQFRWASESRLLSLSLKLCLGATEIKDWVKVLLFECDENSSLQHWQCKNETLFGLKNQDLHLNWGNRNERNVMIYKGSGLWSRWRIFGTLGDLCSKGYQEIFTIGGNAFGSPCQFPFKFLEMWYAECTKDGRSDGQLWCASETDYNKAKKWGFCPTQVSSGWDTDPVTGVQYQRNTQSVLTWHQARKSCQQQGADLLSIVELHEQSYISGLTSDLGTSLWIGLNSLDFDSGWQWSNGNPFRYLNWAPGHPSSEPGYTCATLNAAKASKWESSACTKKLGYICRKGNSTSLPAPLVKDQPSFCPSHWVPYGGNCYYLERNKKMWRDASAACRKEGGDLASIHSIEEQSFIISQSGYLPTDVLWIGLNDQRNQMLFEWSDQTHVTFTQWQTGEPSHATNLQEDCVLIRGKDGSWSDYICEKSYGYICKKKASIKPAEGTQEEANPGCTLGSVRFGSYCYNIGAKTKTFDEAKQACSEAGANLVDVGDRYENAFLVSLVGLRPEKYFWTGFSNTVDRTTFKWTTARKVTFTHFNVDMPGRIQGCVAMTTGMFAGLWDVVSCSNKEKYICKKLAADAQMTTVPPTTPALSCASGWTPAAKRSMCYKLYKKQGDLKKTWHEANDFCKAIGGDLMSIHSMQDLNNAPFHASDAAWIGFNSLGTSQGFVWTDGSPNDFDNWGYGEPNNYNDNEHCAEVQFYYGRHWNDRCCESYNDWICQLPKGVTPKPEPVIVAPVFNTTEDGWLIYNDSQYFINADNLGMEAARAFCKKNFGELAVITGDSERKFLWKRIAKGTEAQYYIGMVVNLDKSFSWLDGTPVTYTAWEQNEPNFANNDENCVTIYKSMGYWNDINCGIELPSICKRSSGFINTTMAPTTVPKGGCAPEWLTFRGKCYKFVVDNDNKNWQDARTYCLNQGGNLVSIVSESEQAFLTTQMMSYKDDFWIGMNDVNWEMRFVWTDGKSISYTNWAKGHPTTVPDGRYSFMDETFDCVIMVGGISKLTGFWKVEDCNSKKSFICQRKIDPQIVVPPTTVSPKAFYKLGNDSYKLVAQKMRWDEARRQCQADDADLASILNPITQAYITLQISKYNEPVWIGLNSNVTGGRFKWVDNWLLSYTKWGTDEPKNNYGCVYMDVDRTWKTAPCTDSYYSLCKRSPDIAATEPPQLPGNCPETKKQRTWIPFRGHCYSFLSSVVDNWAHASVECLKMGASLASIQDPQEGLFIQQNLELLQDGAKTFWIGLYKTHEGEWMWIDNSIVDYTNWQTGMPKSETCVNIHSDSGQWSTNSCSRYRSYICKTPKVIQPTEKPPAVAHVIKEPSHTSAGITVAILLVVIAIAGLGAFIFLRKRIPTPVLGECNFDNKLYFNNPFRTPVDTKGLVANIEQNEQA